Proteins from one SAR202 cluster bacterium genomic window:
- a CDS encoding amidohydrolase: MPKSKVKVISSDSHIVEPPDLWLERMDKKKFGDRVPHMEREKGADWWYADHRKVNTVGSITQAGLRFERPQDITNEGKFQDVFKGGYDPHAHVKDMDIDGVYGGVVYPSIGLALYREVVDPAFTREIFAAYNDWLADFCSPHPDRLKGVAMINIDDDVEAAISELKRCADIGLAGAMISSHPRAAERYEMPLYEPFWAAAQDLNMPLALHVTTNRPELNKPPLEIKVKRTGAEVANNDYWVRVSLAHIILSGVPERFPNLKFANVEHELGWIPFFMNRLDFVYTERRQSNPYRFKGDTLPSDFMKRQVYHSFQEDALGVQMRHLIGVDNLMWGSDYPHAESTFPQSQRILNEILEGVPPTERAKIVGHNSAKVYNFA; this comes from the coding sequence ATGCCCAAGTCCAAGGTCAAGGTCATCTCTTCCGACTCCCATATCGTCGAGCCCCCAGACCTCTGGCTCGAACGCATGGATAAGAAAAAGTTCGGCGACCGCGTCCCCCACATGGAACGCGAAAAGGGCGCGGACTGGTGGTACGCCGACCACCGCAAGGTCAATACTGTCGGCTCCATCACCCAGGCCGGCCTCCGCTTTGAGCGTCCCCAGGACATCACTAACGAAGGCAAGTTTCAGGACGTTTTCAAAGGCGGCTACGACCCCCACGCCCACGTCAAGGACATGGACATAGACGGCGTCTACGGCGGCGTCGTCTACCCCTCCATCGGCCTCGCCCTCTACCGCGAAGTGGTGGACCCCGCCTTTACACGCGAAATCTTCGCCGCCTATAACGACTGGCTCGCCGATTTTTGCTCACCCCATCCCGACCGCCTCAAAGGCGTCGCCATGATCAACATCGATGACGATGTCGAGGCCGCCATCTCCGAGCTTAAGCGATGCGCCGACATCGGCCTCGCCGGCGCCATGATCTCCTCCCACCCTCGTGCCGCCGAGCGCTACGAAATGCCCCTCTACGAGCCCTTCTGGGCCGCCGCCCAGGACCTGAACATGCCCCTGGCCCTCCACGTCACCACCAACCGCCCTGAACTCAATAAGCCGCCCCTGGAGATCAAAGTCAAGCGCACCGGCGCGGAAGTCGCCAACAACGACTACTGGGTCCGAGTCTCCCTAGCCCACATCATCCTCTCCGGCGTCCCTGAGCGATTCCCCAACCTCAAATTCGCCAACGTGGAACACGAGCTTGGCTGGATCCCCTTCTTCATGAACCGCCTTGACTTCGTCTACACCGAGCGCCGCCAGTCCAACCCCTACCGATTCAAGGGCGACACCCTCCCCAGCGACTTCATGAAGCGCCAGGTCTACCACTCCTTCCAGGAAGACGCCCTGGGCGTCCAGATGCGGCACCTCATCGGTGTCGACAACCTCATGTGGGGCAGCGACTACCCCCACGCCGAGTCCACCTTCCCCCAGTCCCAGCGCATCCTCAACGAAATCCTCGAAGGCGTCCCCCCAACAGAACGCGCCAAAATCGTCGGCCACAACTCCGCCAAAGTCTACAACTTCGCCTAA